The Cydia amplana chromosome 9, ilCydAmpl1.1, whole genome shotgun sequence genome includes a region encoding these proteins:
- the LOC134651145 gene encoding uncharacterized protein LOC134651145, whose amino-acid sequence MSNAKKSGKSKFLAEDLHDFINKSQFVKETPKTGKPQKRNKPAAPAEQEGDMSRLMIEQQVSMKKRKISASQSSETPQKVRDTIMQQIESRQQCNDLLLNNLSNIITQLDADHAQMKENQDKLEQLTGALLKCIQQSGAAHKQSLNVLWEFHATFKKRYEEMNLLHKAENEKLTEEIEDDLKNLEQKLIIETKRSGWDNLRKTIFHAMQNDL is encoded by the exons ATGTCTAACGCAAAAAAATCTGGTAAATCAAAGTTCTTGGCGGAAGATCTTCacgatttcataaataaaagccAGTTTGTAAAAGAAACTCCTAAGACTGGAAAACCTCAAAAGCGTAATAAACCAGCGGCACCAGCAGAACAAGAAGGTGACATGTCCAGATTAATGATTGAGCAACAAGTCAGCATGAAAAAAAGAAAGATCTCTGCAAGTCAATCATCTGAGACACCTCAGAAAGTCCGGGACACAATTATGCAGCAAATAGAATCAAG ACAACAATGTAATGATCTTCTGCTAAACAACTTGTCAAATATTATAACGCAACTAGATGCTGATCACGCACAGATGAAAGAAAATCAAGATAAATTAGAGCAACTCACTGGAGCTCTATTGAAGTGCATTCAACAGTCTGGTGCTGCTCATAAACAAAGTCTGAACGTGTTGTGGGAGTTCCATGCCACTTTTAAAAAGAG atacgAGGAAATGAATCTTCTACATAAGGCAGAGAATGAAAAACTGACTGAAGAAATAGAGGATGACCTTAAGAATTTGGAGCAGAAGCTAATAATAGAAACTAAGCGGAGTGGCTGGGACAATTTACGCAAAACGATTTTTCATGCTATGCAAAATGATTTGTAA
- the LOC134651149 gene encoding small ribosomal subunit protein mS23 produces MASSRLERIGTIFTRVEGLITRGAMKPDDRPLWFDIYKRFPPLTEPKFAKPLPEIKPIRPILYEEDVVRAKFHSAGQGYGVINMLSPTGETPIKKLVKQYEKLKSEGVPETELVEKASAAVDTQYTQRQEAAPQKPIVKNPDSVTAQVLAEADLKNIFNEK; encoded by the exons ATGGCAAGTAGCAGACTGGAAAGAATAGGTACAATTTTCACAAG AGTGGAGGGCCTGATTACCCGCGGAGCCATGAAGCCAGACGACCGACCGCTGTGGTTCGACATTTACAAGCGGTTCCCGCCGCTCACAGAACCCAAATTTGCAAAGCCGTTGCCGGAAATCAAACCCATAAGACCTATTCTTTATGAAGAAGATGTTGTTAGagc GAAATTTCATTCTGCCGGACAAGGCTACGGCGTCATCAACATGCTAAGTCCAACCGGAGAAACGCCTATAAAGAAGCTAGTGAAACAATACGAAAAGTTGAAGTCTGAAGGCGTCCCAGAAACCGAGCTCGTTGAGAAGGCGTCCGCGGCAGTGGACACGCAATATACCCAGCGACAAGAGGCCGCGCCGCAAAAACCGATAGTTAAAAACCCAGATTCAGTAACAGCGCAAGTTCTGGCAGAAGCAGActtgaaaaatattttcaatgagaaatga